The DNA segment CTCCTCTCATATAACTTGTGATACATTGCCTTAGTTTGACGCGCAGGCGATTAAGGATGACATATATAGCGTTCACAGTCTTTTGCATTCGCTGAGCAAGAACTTCACAGCGATCACCGTCTGCATAAAAAGACAAAAGCAAATCACGCATTCTTTTATCGAGCCTGGAAAGACAGGCTTCCAAAGCGGCTTTTTTTTGGTTTAGAGTTGAAAGCGGAGTCTCTTGCAAATAATTTCCAAGAGTGCTATCGACGAGATCGATAAGCCGCTCTTCGGTACCGGTCTGCTCACGGCTGTGCTTCCGATATATGTTTAGAGACTTAAATTTAATGATTTGGCGCACCCAGGGT comes from the Verrucomicrobiota bacterium genome and includes:
- a CDS encoding sigma-70 family RNA polymerase sigma factor → MADSKQFENIEAKREYLLMETMKWSHALTANAYGILRDWALAEDAFQETLIEVSRKASEFEEGRAVLPWVRQIIKFKSLNIYRKHSREQTGTEERLIDLVDSTLGNYLQETPLSTLNQKKAALEACLSRLDKRMRDLLLSFYADGDRCEVLAQRMQKTVNAIYVILNRLRVKLRQCITSYMRGVVQ